In one Pasteuria penetrans genomic region, the following are encoded:
- a CDS encoding transposase, translating to MVSGYCTIEQSNLEGIEEWIECFADKWRWCSTKEEIKLATLCEYYAKHASWYKETYADYHNTIGQPCKDILFTIILESIKETFGWTDRELIERIPREGRFFEALGGKKGKPLIGRRTLYEGRKRLLAYEEKTKCNVTRDSFQHFTTFQKSIVGMTSTCRRMDSTLINSNIRKLTRNDVIYLVAKNVVCISAELLIPLPAEWGVFLEKGCKLTDIDSRQSLGYQPPLPPKKGATARDHRTAELIGVCLAVREQVSHYDNIRSTKEYALLERVIWEQTEEDEQGNLRMLSKVRSGSLQSPYDPDAQYRKKNKQECWGYSGQIVEDRDGEKGVSLISFFDMKGSLHPDTAFAKEYIETWVPHDGMRLCADGGYYSHEISELAQSKGISLCFTNMTGRRENPDKLRASTFVRDKRTKEITRCVANKEPENSQYKPGRKPGSGTSVAYFNGEDCKKCPFADQCIGKLNKTGGRTIRLTDRTYSAAEQRDQLEETKYREAGNSRAAIEGVCSALKNAYGARRLKVRGERRARLTMFAKCVAYNTSQVSEYIVKFIRIRRREVIS from the coding sequence ATGGTCTCAGGGTATTGTACCATAGAACAGTCGAACTTGGAAGGGATAGAGGAATGGATTGAATGCTTCGCGGATAAGTGGCGCTGGTGTTCCACCAAGGAAGAAATTAAACTTGCAACCCTTTGCGAGTATTACGCGAAACATGCTTCATGGTACAAGGAAACATATGCCGATTATCATAATACTATCGGTCAACCCTGCAAGGATATCCTTTTTACCATAATCCTGGAGTCCATTAAAGAAACCTTTGGGTGGACAGACAGGGAATTGATCGAACGTATTCCACGGGAAGGAAGGTTTTTTGAAGCTCTGGGGGGCAAAAAAGGAAAGCCCCTTATAGGTAGGAGAACATTATACGAAGGCAGAAAACGGTTGTTGGCATACGAGGAGAAAACAAAATGCAATGTTACACGGGACTCCTTTCAGCACTTCACCACCTTCCAAAAGTCAATAGTAGGTATGACATCCACCTGCCGTAGAATGGATAGCACGCTAATCAACAGCAACATAAGGAAATTGACCCGTAATGACGTGATCTATCTGGTGGCAAAAAATGTGGTTTGTATCTCGGCTGAACTCCTGATTCCCCTCCCCGCGGAGTGGGGGGTTTTTCTGGAGAAGGGGTGCAAACTAACAGACATCGATAGTCGGCAATCATTGGGCTATCAGCCTCCCCTTCCCCCAAAAAAAGGAGCAACAGCAAGGGATCATAGGACTGCAGAGCTAATTGGGGTTTGCTTGGCTGTAAGGGAACAGGTCTCCCACTATGACAACATCAGATCAACCAAGGAGTATGCATTGCTGGAAAGGGTGATCTGGGAACAAACTGAGGAGGATGAACAAGGAAATCTCAGGATGCTCTCCAAGGTGCGTTCTGGTAGTCTACAAAGCCCTTATGATCCTGATGCTCAGTACAGGAAGAAGAACAAACAGGAATGTTGGGGATATTCCGGACAAATCGTAGAGGATCGTGATGGAGAGAAGGGAGTAAGCCTAATTTCCTTCTTTGATATGAAAGGTTCCCTTCATCCAGATACGGCCTTTGCGAAGGAGTACATAGAAACATGGGTTCCCCATGATGGAATGCGGTTGTGTGCCGATGGGGGGTACTACAGCCATGAGATAAGCGAACTTGCCCAATCAAAGGGTATTTCGCTATGCTTCACCAATATGACGGGCCGAAGGGAGAACCCCGATAAATTGAGGGCAAGCACGTTTGTGCGAGACAAAAGAACAAAGGAAATTACACGGTGCGTGGCAAACAAGGAACCCGAGAACAGCCAGTACAAACCAGGGAGAAAACCAGGGAGCGGGACCAGTGTGGCTTATTTCAACGGGGAGGATTGCAAGAAGTGCCCCTTTGCGGATCAGTGCATTGGCAAACTCAACAAAACAGGGGGAAGAACCATAAGATTAACCGACCGAACGTACTCGGCGGCGGAGCAAAGAGATCAATTGGAGGAGACAAAATATAGGGAAGCAGGGAACAGTCGTGCGGCCATTGAGGGCGTTTGCTCCGCACTAAAAAATGCTTACGGAGCTCGCCGACTTAAGGTGCGTGGTGAACGAAGAGCTAGGTTGACAATGTTCGCAAAGTGTGTAGCGTATAACACATCTCAAGTCTCCGAATATATAGTAAAATTTATAAGAATAAGAAGGAGAGAAGTCATATCGTGA
- a CDS encoding L,D-transpeptidase: MNKFFVWLVSLSCSFLFSSIASAESNPQPKGTHIVVNLKENMLKLYEGKELQKKFPVVTGKDSTKTPAGVFSIWYKERCHPFRDKDTGEILYEGCARGNPFGAVFMPLKGGNGVAIHGTSSPDLVTKRAKVSNGCIRMLDRDAKELYGRVSEGTSVRIVRGSEKDSENMEDQDEGGKAKDNGDDEGGDSSKEEPSSENGVEES; this comes from the coding sequence ATGAATAAATTTTTTGTATGGTTGGTTTCCTTGTCGTGTAGCTTTTTATTTTCATCGATTGCTTCCGCAGAAAGCAATCCCCAACCTAAAGGGACTCATATAGTAGTTAATCTTAAGGAAAATATGTTGAAATTATATGAAGGAAAGGAGCTGCAGAAGAAATTCCCTGTGGTTACAGGAAAGGATAGCACTAAAACACCGGCGGGTGTGTTTAGTATATGGTATAAAGAGCGGTGCCATCCGTTTAGGGACAAGGACACAGGGGAGATTTTGTACGAGGGTTGCGCAAGAGGTAATCCGTTTGGTGCTGTTTTCATGCCCTTAAAAGGTGGAAATGGGGTAGCTATTCACGGAACTAGTAGTCCGGATCTTGTTACGAAGCGTGCTAAGGTTTCTAACGGTTGCATACGTATGTTGGATAGGGATGCGAAGGAATTGTACGGTAGGGTTTCTGAAGGTACATCAGTTCGTATTGTGCGGGGTAGTGAGAAGGATAGTGAGAACATGGAAGATCAGGATGAGGGGGGCAAGGCGAAAGACAATGGAGATGATGAGGGAGGGGACAGCAGTAAGGAGGAACCATCATCTGAGAATGGTGTGGAGGAGTCCTAA
- the nadA gene encoding quinolinate synthase NadA — MAIERGNFMVEPLPQIYRQLAGDRLDEGIRRAKFTLGKDLVILGHHYQREDVIVYADHRGDSLLLSKKGARQRTARFLVFCGVHFMAETADILAAPGQQVILPDLRAGCSMADMADIGDLEEAWGILEEVCGRDTILPVTYVNSSAAIKAFVGKHHGLTCTSSNARRVLTWAWERKRKILFLPDLHLGRNTAYAMGVPLERMAIWSPGLGKIIDATVPVEQLQLILWQGYCSVHQKFTLEHVESFRKREPDCKIIVHPECSFEVVQAADYSGSTESIIKTIAAAPAGTRWAVGTEVNLVQRLAKQYPEKKIRLLSTTMCPCLTMNRIDRPHLLWSLDCILAKEPVNRIIVDEVTKHWAKLAIDRMLSLA; from the coding sequence ATGGCTATCGAACGTGGGAATTTTATGGTCGAACCACTCCCACAGATTTATCGGCAGCTAGCGGGGGATCGATTGGATGAAGGCATACGCAGAGCGAAGTTTACCCTAGGGAAAGATTTGGTTATTCTTGGGCATCATTACCAGAGGGAAGATGTCATTGTTTATGCTGACCATCGTGGTGATTCCCTGTTACTATCGAAAAAGGGTGCTAGACAAAGGACGGCGCGTTTTCTTGTGTTTTGCGGGGTACATTTTATGGCGGAGACGGCGGATATTTTGGCTGCCCCGGGACAACAGGTGATTCTACCGGATCTGCGTGCGGGTTGTTCCATGGCGGATATGGCGGATATAGGGGATCTGGAGGAAGCGTGGGGAATTCTGGAGGAGGTGTGTGGGAGGGATACCATTCTTCCGGTTACGTACGTGAACTCCAGTGCGGCCATCAAGGCGTTTGTTGGCAAACATCATGGGTTGACTTGCACCTCTTCCAATGCTAGGAGGGTTCTTACATGGGCCTGGGAACGGAAAAGAAAAATTCTCTTTTTGCCGGACCTACATCTGGGGAGAAATACGGCTTACGCTATGGGGGTGCCTCTGGAACGGATGGCGATTTGGTCCCCTGGATTGGGTAAGATCATCGATGCAACCGTGCCTGTGGAGCAGTTGCAGCTTATTCTCTGGCAAGGATATTGCTCTGTCCATCAGAAGTTCACCTTGGAGCATGTGGAGAGTTTTAGGAAACGGGAACCGGATTGCAAGATCATTGTTCATCCGGAGTGTTCTTTCGAGGTGGTGCAGGCAGCTGATTATTCTGGATCTACAGAATCTATTATAAAAACGATTGCAGCGGCACCGGCGGGGACCCGGTGGGCCGTAGGTACGGAGGTTAATCTTGTACAGCGATTGGCGAAACAATACCCGGAGAAAAAAATTCGCCTGTTGAGTACTACCATGTGTCCCTGTCTGACCATGAATCGGATCGATCGTCCGCATCTTCTCTGGTCCTTGGATTGCATTCTTGCCAAGGAGCCCGTGAACCGCATCATTGTGGATGAGGTGACAAAGCATTGGGCTAAATTGGCGATTGATCGTATGCTCTCCCTCGCGTAA
- the nadC gene encoding carboxylating nicotinate-nucleotide diphosphorylase has product MVIIGLTIPKRYHNGPHDIIGWCVMLNRDEEVFVQRALQEDVGIRDFTTESLVPEEARFVVHMVSREEGVVAGLLLALRILQRLDPSIICHHHVSEGEQVVSGMKLLTVEGRARAILTGERVILNLVQRLSGVATKTRQVVEKVAAWDCKVLDTRKTMPGMRALERYAVRIGGGYNHRFDLGHAAIVKDNHWPFISDLREALQKIQRLAGPFLPVIVEVETLSQLDEALEAGVSYILLDNFSVGEVRTAVSRVKNRAFLEASGGITLDNVGDMASTGVQAVSLGCLTQAAVALDIGFDVPT; this is encoded by the coding sequence GTGGTCATTATCGGGTTGACTATTCCCAAACGTTACCACAATGGTCCACACGACATTATAGGGTGGTGTGTTATGCTCAACAGGGATGAGGAAGTTTTTGTTCAGAGGGCCTTACAGGAGGATGTAGGTATCAGGGACTTCACGACAGAGTCCCTGGTTCCCGAGGAGGCACGTTTTGTTGTTCACATGGTATCACGGGAAGAGGGTGTTGTAGCAGGTTTGTTGTTGGCCCTGCGTATTTTGCAACGGTTGGATCCCTCCATAATCTGTCATCATCATGTTTCTGAGGGGGAACAGGTGGTATCGGGGATGAAGTTATTGACTGTGGAGGGAAGGGCACGTGCAATCCTTACCGGGGAACGGGTGATACTCAATCTCGTACAGCGTTTATCAGGTGTTGCTACTAAAACACGTCAGGTGGTGGAGAAGGTGGCTGCCTGGGATTGTAAAGTTTTGGATACCCGAAAAACGATGCCGGGGATGCGTGCACTAGAGCGTTATGCTGTTCGTATAGGGGGTGGGTATAATCACCGTTTTGATTTAGGTCATGCAGCCATAGTCAAGGATAATCACTGGCCCTTTATTTCTGATTTGAGGGAAGCTTTGCAAAAGATTCAACGGCTTGCGGGTCCTTTTCTGCCCGTGATTGTGGAAGTGGAGACGTTGTCGCAGCTAGATGAGGCCCTTGAGGCGGGTGTGTCCTATATTCTATTGGATAATTTTTCTGTGGGGGAGGTAAGAACGGCTGTGTCCAGGGTGAAAAACAGGGCATTTTTGGAGGCTTCCGGGGGTATTACCTTAGATAATGTGGGTGATATGGCTTCCACAGGGGTTCAAGCGGTTTCCCTCGGATGTTTAACACAGGCCGCGGTAGCATTGGATATAGGGTTTGATGTTCCTACATGA
- the nadB gene encoding L-aspartate oxidase: MQCYGTDVLIIGSGVAGLAVALDMDARIHVTVLTKAHVQQSNSYRAQGGIAAAVGVGDSPTLHKEDTLRTGVQMCNPCSVDVLVNSASDAIRRLSRAGVPFDRNDKGWLLGMEGSHSVARILHAFGDATGAAMTQTLLRRVVGRENFFLHTHVFAFDLWVSKGRCQGVWAITRDRRLVLYRARLGVVLATGGCGQVYGRTTNDPVSTGDGFALAYRAGVPLLDMEFVQFHPTALDIRQNPMPLISEAVRGEGAQIVDETGEPLLAHLHSRGDLAPRDVVARAIHLAQSQGRRIFLDARCLRADFTQRFPHIDRACRQRGIDPATEMLPITPAAHFIMGGVEVDLGGATPLPNLYACGEVACTGAHGANRLASNSLLEGVVFAQRVAKRLQGTTVVDHGGVPPTRGVPPLSESQVVAVFKDRLQTLMWDHVGIMRTSEGLQLAHQQLQLWGDSLPSGCFVCRNLWIAAQAIVRAALWREESRGGHYRVDYSQTLPQWSTRHYRVVCYAQQG, from the coding sequence TTATAGGCAGTGGGGTTGCTGGATTGGCAGTGGCATTGGATATGGATGCTAGGATTCACGTGACGGTTTTGACAAAGGCACATGTACAGCAGAGTAATTCCTACCGTGCACAGGGGGGAATAGCGGCCGCGGTGGGTGTGGGAGATTCGCCCACTCTGCATAAAGAAGATACCTTGCGAACGGGTGTGCAAATGTGTAATCCCTGTTCCGTTGATGTGCTAGTGAATTCGGCATCGGATGCGATTCGGCGACTTTCCCGTGCAGGGGTACCCTTTGATCGGAACGACAAGGGGTGGTTGCTCGGTATGGAGGGGTCCCATAGTGTGGCGCGTATCCTACATGCGTTTGGGGACGCAACGGGGGCAGCTATGACCCAAACCCTATTACGACGTGTGGTGGGGCGGGAGAATTTTTTTTTGCACACGCATGTTTTTGCTTTTGATCTGTGGGTGAGTAAGGGTAGATGTCAGGGTGTTTGGGCTATAACTCGGGATCGTCGGCTCGTACTCTATCGGGCCCGTTTGGGCGTGGTGTTGGCAACCGGTGGTTGTGGCCAGGTGTACGGACGCACCACCAATGATCCGGTTTCAACAGGGGATGGATTTGCACTTGCCTACCGTGCAGGGGTACCCCTTTTGGATATGGAATTTGTGCAATTTCATCCAACAGCCTTGGATATACGACAGAATCCTATGCCTCTCATTTCAGAGGCCGTGCGTGGGGAAGGGGCTCAAATCGTCGATGAAACAGGGGAACCGCTTTTGGCCCATCTGCATAGTAGGGGGGATCTTGCACCGAGAGATGTTGTGGCTCGTGCCATTCATCTTGCACAATCCCAAGGGCGGCGTATTTTCCTTGACGCCCGTTGTTTGAGGGCAGATTTTACGCAGCGCTTCCCTCATATCGATCGGGCTTGTCGGCAAAGGGGGATCGATCCTGCTACAGAGATGCTCCCGATTACACCGGCGGCGCATTTCATTATGGGAGGGGTTGAGGTGGACTTGGGGGGGGCGACCCCCCTCCCTAATCTCTATGCATGTGGAGAGGTAGCTTGCACGGGAGCACATGGTGCCAATCGTCTGGCTAGCAATTCTTTGCTGGAAGGCGTTGTTTTTGCACAGCGGGTAGCTAAGCGACTCCAGGGAACCACAGTGGTGGATCATGGGGGTGTGCCTCCTACCCGTGGGGTTCCCCCTCTTTCGGAGTCCCAGGTCGTGGCTGTCTTCAAGGATCGGTTGCAGACTCTTATGTGGGATCATGTGGGGATTATGCGCACTTCGGAGGGACTACAATTGGCCCATCAACAACTGCAGTTATGGGGAGATTCCCTTCCCTCAGGTTGTTTTGTTTGTCGCAATTTATGGATTGCGGCCCAGGCGATCGTACGCGCAGCCCTCTGGCGGGAGGAGAGTCGGGGTGGTCATTATCGGGTTGACTATTCCCAAACGTTACCACAATGGTCCACACGACATTATAGGGTGGTGTGTTATGCTCAACAGGGATGA